The following are encoded in a window of Castanea sativa cultivar Marrone di Chiusa Pesio chromosome 5, ASM4071231v1 genomic DNA:
- the LOC142635655 gene encoding uncharacterized protein LOC142635655 gives MGACAKLLHVTLLLLSTACGLSASIRTNGHGERSLGGVRNGGGSGGGDDYCSYRNWRSCGSFFGRGGRGLAAESKVVSQGGGGGSDDDTASGSSYGAGGGGGEGGGESGEGGPTGGGSGHGSGFGIGVGIGGGGGGGGGGGGGGSGGGTGGGFGYGSGFGAGSKDGIGGGGGGGGGGGGGGGGGGNSFGRGSSHGSGYGAGAGVGIGGVRGEGGGGGGGGGGGGGGGFGDGGGYGHGSGGGGGGGSGANGGTGHGNGFGAGVSVGGIGGGGSKGGGDGGGEGKGGGFGGGEGVNGGSSGGKGVGTRGGVGQGYGGNNEIGIGFGIGIGIGFGIGSSGTNDSNNNGNSEP, from the exons ATGGGTGCTTGCGCTAAACTTCTGCACGTGACTCTGCTTCTTCTGAGTACTGCTTGTGGTTTGAGTGCTAGTATACGTACTAATGGTCATGGAGAGAGAAGCCTTGGTGGTGTAAGGaatggtggtggtagtggtggtggtgatgattATTGCTCATATCGAAATTGGAGGAGTTGTGGGAGTTTCTTTGGAAGAGGGGGTAGAGGTCTTGCTGCAGAGAGTAAAGTAGTGAGTCAGGGTGGAGGTGGAGGTAGTGATGATGATACAGCTAGTGGGTCAAGTTATGGAGCTGGGGGTGGTGGAGGAGAAGGAGGTGGGGAAAGTGGTGAGGGAGGTCCAACTGGTGGAGGGTCTGGTCATGGTAGTGGATTTGGCATTGGAGTTGGTATTggcggcggtggtggtggtggtggcggcggcGGAGGAGGAGGCAGTGGTGGAGGCACTGGAGGAGGTTTTGGATATGGCAGTGGATTTGGTGCTGGTAGTAAAGATGGAATAGGAGGgggtggtggaggaggaggaggaggcggtggtggtggtggtggtggtggaaaCAGTTTTGGAAGAGGATCAAGTCATGGTAGTGGATATGGTGCAGGCGCAGGGGTTGGTATAGGAGGCGTTagaggagaaggaggaggaggaggaggtggaggtggtggtggtggtggtggtggttttggtgATGGTGGAGGGTATGGCCATGGTAGTG gaggaggaggtggggGTGGAAGTGGTGCTAATGGAGGGACTGGCCATGGTAATGGCTTTGGTGCAGGAGTTAGTGTTGGAGGCATTGGAGGTGGAGGTAGTAAAGggggtggtgatggtggtggtgaagGTAAAGGCGGTGGTTTTGGTGGAGGTGAGGGTGTAAATGGTGGTAGTAGTGGTGGCAAAGGTGTTGGCACAAGAGGAGGTGTTGGACAAGGCTATGGTGGCAATAACGAGATTGGTATAGGATTCGGcattggaattggaattggattTGGTATTGGAAGTAGTGGAACTAATGATAGCAATAATAATGGTAATAGTGAGCCCTAA